A single window of Micrococcaceae bacterium Sec5.1 DNA harbors:
- a CDS encoding peptidylprolyl isomerase, giving the protein MATRSRDDREARRRIRQMEAKRALRQEQGKRRKRDNTVAIGAGAAAVILAVVLQLTVFSSNPTEAEFAAAEAGLNSPSASPSASNSADIPSPDTAAGKTFTGELALNSGVVGVELNGTAAPQAAAVIKSLTDAGYYNGAFCHRLTTSETFGLLQCGAKSEDGADDPNYRWGPLENTPTDNTYPAGTIAVARSGNNAYGNGHQFFIVYKDTTIPADTAGGYTVVGKVTSGLDVVTKIAAAGLKPGENATDGAPVAPVTIDSFSLK; this is encoded by the coding sequence TTGGCAACAAGGTCGCGGGATGACCGCGAAGCGAGACGCCGCATCCGGCAGATGGAAGCCAAGCGTGCCCTGCGGCAGGAACAAGGCAAGCGGCGCAAACGCGACAATACTGTTGCCATCGGCGCGGGCGCTGCCGCTGTGATCCTTGCGGTGGTGCTGCAACTGACAGTTTTCAGTTCCAATCCCACTGAGGCAGAGTTCGCCGCCGCAGAAGCCGGACTGAACTCCCCTTCGGCCTCACCTTCGGCATCCAACAGCGCAGACATACCCAGCCCGGACACCGCAGCCGGTAAAACCTTCACCGGGGAGCTTGCATTGAACAGCGGCGTTGTAGGAGTGGAACTGAACGGAACTGCTGCTCCCCAGGCGGCCGCCGTCATCAAGTCCCTCACCGATGCCGGCTACTACAACGGAGCCTTCTGCCACCGGCTTACAACCTCTGAGACGTTCGGCCTGCTGCAGTGCGGCGCCAAGTCCGAAGACGGCGCAGACGATCCCAACTACCGCTGGGGTCCGCTGGAGAACACACCAACGGACAACACATATCCGGCTGGAACAATCGCCGTTGCCCGCTCGGGAAACAACGCCTACGGCAACGGTCATCAGTTCTTCATTGTGTATAAGGACACCACAATTCCTGCGGACACGGCCGGTGGTTACACAGTGGTAGGCAAGGTCACCAGTGGCCTGGACGTGGTCACGAAAATCGCTGCTGCAGGCCTGAAACCGGGCGAAAACGCGACCGACGGCGCCCCTGTGGCACCTGTCACGATAGACTCGTTTTCTCTGAAGTAA
- a CDS encoding DUF349 domain-containing protein, with the protein MTDSQKSDETAVVANQDAVEANSPNGTEAAPAAEQTPAVAADETPAATEARAATEATAAAETPAAEETLAEAAEVAPAAEEAPAAAAAPAPAAEESKPADSRPTPSPAAFAARPKAPAAVVPAAPAVSAASLAEAAKWGRAEGDGHVFLTLDGEEIAVGQYPGVSPDEALGYFARKFDDVIAQIVLLEHRVESKAPATDMQKTVTHLREQLAERNMVGDIRSAEARLDTLSEQIAELERSEKAAHEAVRANELAAREAIVAEAESIAGQDPAQIQWKTSSARMNELFETWKAAQKSGVRLGRSNEDALWKRFRSARTVFDRHRRAYFSQLDSNNSAAKVAKEALIAEAEALSSSTDWGYAAGEYRRLMDQWKATPRASRKDDDALWGRFRAAQDVFFSNRQAANEQIDQEYTANLAVKEQLVAEAQALLPINDLNATKKALQSIRDRWEDAGKVPRADMGRIEAGLRKVEDAVREAEEEKWRRSNPETKARTNSALSQLESAIAGLKEDLEKAEKAGDQRRIKAAREALEARQAWLDQIQRSASDLA; encoded by the coding sequence GTGACAGACAGTCAGAAATCCGACGAAACAGCAGTAGTGGCCAACCAAGACGCAGTCGAGGCAAACAGCCCGAACGGCACTGAGGCAGCACCTGCGGCTGAACAAACCCCCGCCGTTGCGGCCGACGAAACACCGGCAGCAACCGAAGCCCGTGCCGCAACCGAAGCCACTGCCGCTGCAGAAACACCTGCGGCAGAAGAAACGCTTGCAGAAGCAGCTGAGGTGGCACCTGCAGCGGAGGAAGCACCAGCGGCTGCGGCGGCACCGGCACCCGCAGCGGAGGAAAGCAAGCCTGCCGATTCGCGGCCCACGCCTTCCCCTGCTGCCTTCGCCGCGCGCCCCAAGGCGCCTGCCGCCGTCGTTCCGGCTGCACCCGCAGTGTCGGCCGCCTCGCTTGCTGAGGCAGCCAAGTGGGGGCGCGCCGAAGGCGATGGCCACGTATTCCTCACTTTGGATGGCGAAGAGATTGCCGTAGGCCAGTACCCGGGTGTTAGCCCTGACGAAGCTCTGGGCTACTTCGCCCGGAAGTTCGACGACGTCATTGCCCAGATAGTCCTGCTGGAACACCGCGTGGAATCCAAAGCACCGGCAACGGACATGCAGAAAACGGTCACCCACCTCCGTGAACAGCTCGCAGAGCGCAATATGGTGGGCGATATCCGTTCGGCCGAAGCACGCCTGGACACGCTGTCCGAGCAGATCGCCGAGCTGGAAAGGTCCGAGAAAGCAGCACATGAGGCAGTCCGCGCAAATGAGCTTGCCGCGCGAGAAGCCATTGTGGCGGAGGCGGAGAGCATCGCCGGCCAGGATCCTGCCCAGATCCAATGGAAGACGTCCAGTGCGCGAATGAACGAACTTTTCGAGACCTGGAAGGCTGCGCAGAAGAGCGGGGTCCGTCTTGGCCGGAGCAATGAAGACGCACTCTGGAAGCGCTTCCGCTCGGCACGCACTGTCTTCGATCGCCACCGCCGCGCGTACTTCTCGCAGCTGGACAGCAACAACTCTGCGGCCAAGGTGGCCAAGGAAGCATTGATCGCAGAGGCTGAGGCGCTTTCCTCTTCCACTGACTGGGGTTACGCCGCCGGGGAGTACCGCAGGCTCATGGATCAGTGGAAGGCCACCCCACGCGCCAGCCGCAAGGATGACGACGCGCTCTGGGGCCGTTTCCGCGCCGCGCAGGATGTGTTCTTCAGCAACCGGCAGGCTGCAAACGAGCAGATCGACCAGGAGTACACGGCCAACCTTGCAGTGAAGGAGCAGTTGGTAGCTGAGGCGCAGGCGCTGCTGCCGATCAACGATCTCAACGCAACGAAGAAGGCCCTGCAGTCCATTCGTGATCGCTGGGAAGATGCCGGTAAGGTCCCCAGGGCGGACATGGGCCGCATCGAGGCCGGTCTTCGCAAGGTGGAGGACGCGGTCCGCGAGGCCGAGGAGGAGAAGTGGCGCCGGAGCAATCCGGAGACCAAGGCCCGCACCAACAGCGCTTTGTCCCAGCTTGAGTCCGCTATTGCCGGGCTCAAGGAGGATCTGGAGAAGGCTGAAAAAGCCGGAGACCAACGCCGCATCAAGGCTGCGCGTGAAGCTCTTGAAGCACGTCAGGCGTGGCTGGACCAGATCCAGCGTTCAGCGAGCGACCTCGCCTGA
- a CDS encoding bifunctional (p)ppGpp synthetase/guanosine-3',5'-bis(diphosphate) 3'-pyrophosphohydrolase: MEERATSAPPTGGEDSHHGVTVPATSVAGRTAGTVPVDTPGVRPTFPGRRERTRSRLARLTGRGVAPYSPILEPLLRTVRANNPKEDFDLIQRAFAVAERSHQGQKRKSGDPYITHPVAVATILAELGMTGTTLAAALLHDTVEDTPYTLNDLTRDFGPEVAMLVDGVTKLDKVSFGEAAQSETVRKMVVAMAKDIRVLMIKLADRLHNARTWRFVSAESSSRKARETLEIFAPLAHRLGMNTIKWELEDLSFAALYPKVYEEIVRMVGDRTPEREKSLSVIRNQIADDLRTARIKATITGRPKHYYSIYQKMIVRDKDFDDINDLMGVRVLVDSVRDCYAALGTLHSRWNPLPGRFKDYIAMPKFNMYQSLHTTVIGPGGKPVEIQIRTHEMHRRAEYGVAAHWKYKDQPNRTAVGPGSPRDGDMGWLRSLVDWQQETSDPGEFLDSLRYEINAREVFVFTPKGEVMALPAGSTPVDFAYAVHTEVGHRTIGARVNGKLVPLNSELNHGDWVEIFTSKAEGAGPSQDWQHFVKSARARNKIRQWFTKERREEAIDRGKDTLTRAMRKQNLPLQRLMTHDALSAVAEDFHYVDISGLYAGVGDGHTSAQSVMEKLVEHLGGHETPDEDLDEVSIPTQVAKSKFSDSGVIVRGVGDVWVKLARCCTPVPPDPILGFVTRGSGVSVHRTDCTNVSGLRDQPDRIVEVEWAPTQSSVFLVEIQVEALDRKSLLSDVTRVLSENHVNILAASVHTSSDRVAISKFAFEMGDPKYLHHVLSAVRRIDGVFDVYRTTGNRRRS, translated from the coding sequence GTGGAAGAACGTGCGACGTCGGCACCACCGACGGGCGGGGAGGACAGTCACCACGGTGTGACGGTTCCGGCAACAAGCGTGGCTGGACGGACTGCTGGTACGGTTCCAGTCGACACTCCCGGCGTGCGTCCTACCTTTCCAGGTAGGCGGGAGCGCACGCGATCCCGGCTTGCGCGATTGACCGGCCGGGGCGTAGCGCCGTACTCGCCCATTCTGGAACCGCTCCTTCGAACGGTGCGGGCCAACAACCCCAAAGAAGATTTCGACCTCATTCAGCGCGCATTCGCGGTTGCAGAGCGCAGTCACCAGGGGCAGAAGCGCAAGAGTGGTGATCCGTACATCACCCACCCGGTGGCAGTAGCCACCATCCTTGCTGAGCTGGGAATGACGGGAACCACCCTGGCCGCTGCGTTGCTCCACGACACGGTGGAGGACACCCCCTACACCCTGAATGACCTCACCCGCGACTTCGGCCCGGAAGTGGCCATGCTCGTGGACGGCGTGACCAAACTGGACAAGGTCAGCTTCGGCGAAGCAGCCCAGTCGGAGACAGTCCGCAAGATGGTCGTGGCCATGGCCAAGGACATCAGGGTCCTGATGATCAAACTTGCCGACCGGCTCCACAACGCTCGTACATGGCGGTTCGTTTCTGCAGAATCCTCGTCCCGCAAGGCCCGGGAAACGCTGGAGATCTTCGCTCCCCTGGCGCACCGCCTGGGTATGAACACCATTAAATGGGAGTTGGAGGATCTGTCCTTCGCGGCGCTCTACCCCAAGGTGTACGAGGAAATCGTCCGCATGGTGGGGGACCGCACCCCCGAACGCGAGAAGAGCCTCAGTGTTATCCGCAACCAGATTGCCGATGATCTTCGGACTGCGCGGATCAAGGCGACCATTACCGGCCGGCCGAAGCACTACTACTCGATTTATCAGAAGATGATCGTCCGCGATAAGGACTTTGACGACATCAACGACCTCATGGGCGTTCGCGTCCTAGTTGACTCGGTGCGGGATTGTTACGCGGCACTCGGTACCTTGCACTCGCGATGGAACCCACTTCCAGGGCGGTTCAAAGACTACATCGCCATGCCGAAGTTCAACATGTACCAGTCCCTTCACACCACGGTGATCGGCCCGGGTGGAAAGCCCGTGGAAATCCAGATCCGCACCCATGAGATGCACCGCCGGGCTGAGTATGGCGTCGCAGCCCACTGGAAGTACAAGGACCAGCCGAACCGCACCGCCGTGGGTCCTGGCAGCCCGCGCGACGGCGATATGGGTTGGCTGCGGTCCTTGGTGGACTGGCAGCAGGAAACCTCGGATCCGGGCGAATTTCTCGATTCCCTGCGGTACGAGATCAACGCACGGGAAGTCTTCGTCTTCACGCCCAAGGGCGAAGTCATGGCCTTGCCTGCTGGATCGACTCCCGTGGACTTCGCCTACGCGGTTCACACGGAAGTAGGTCACCGGACCATTGGAGCCCGTGTTAACGGCAAGCTTGTGCCGCTGAACAGCGAGCTGAACCATGGCGACTGGGTCGAGATCTTCACCTCAAAGGCGGAGGGTGCAGGTCCAAGCCAGGACTGGCAGCACTTCGTCAAGTCGGCAAGGGCCCGGAACAAGATCCGCCAGTGGTTCACCAAGGAACGCCGCGAGGAAGCGATTGACCGCGGCAAGGACACGCTGACGCGGGCCATGCGAAAGCAGAACCTCCCACTGCAGCGACTGATGACTCACGATGCTCTGTCTGCCGTCGCCGAGGACTTCCACTACGTTGACATTTCCGGGCTGTACGCAGGAGTGGGTGACGGCCACACCTCTGCCCAGTCCGTCATGGAGAAGCTCGTAGAGCATCTGGGTGGGCACGAGACCCCGGATGAGGACCTTGACGAGGTCAGCATCCCCACGCAGGTTGCCAAATCCAAGTTTTCCGATTCCGGTGTCATTGTCCGCGGCGTGGGAGACGTCTGGGTCAAACTTGCCCGGTGCTGTACCCCTGTGCCCCCTGACCCGATCCTTGGATTTGTCACTCGCGGTTCTGGCGTCTCGGTCCATAGGACCGATTGCACTAACGTCTCCGGGTTGCGCGACCAGCCGGACAGGATCGTCGAGGTCGAGTGGGCACCAACACAGTCCAGTGTCTTCCTCGTTGAGATTCAGGTGGAAGCCCTGGACAGGAAGTCACTCTTGTCCGATGTCACGCGAGTCCTGTCTGAAAACCATGTCAACATCCTTGCGGCTTCGGTGCACACTTCCAGCGACAGGGTGGCGATCTCCAAGTTTGCCTTCGAAATGGGTGACCCAAAGTATTTGCACCATGTCCTCAGCGCGGTGCGGCGTATTGACGGGGTCTTCGACGTTTACCGCACCACGGGTAACAGGCGCAGGAGCTAG
- the secF gene encoding protein translocase subunit SecF yields the protein MTTSFATFGNELYTGKRSYNFVDSKKIWFIIAAVAVALSILIPVLKGGFNLGIEFRGGSEFTVSNVKTTDAGLGEKAVHDVVSGAIPRVANVAGNTMRIQTDQLTDDETNRIKEGLTTAYGVTDNEVTSNFVGPTWGQDVTRQALIGLVVFVGLAAVLMALYFRTWKMSLSALVGMLVTMFTTAGVYALSDFEVTPSAIIGFLTVLSYSLYDTVVVFDKIRENTADISTSTRRTFGEEVNLAVNQTLVRSINTMMVAVLPVAAILFIGAGLLGAGTLRDLSLALFVGILIGTAATIFIAAPLYAWLRQGEPDLVKQAKKVAHRRAEATV from the coding sequence ATGACTACGAGCTTCGCAACCTTCGGCAACGAGCTTTACACGGGCAAGCGCTCTTATAACTTTGTTGATTCCAAGAAGATCTGGTTCATCATTGCTGCGGTCGCTGTGGCCCTCTCCATCCTGATCCCGGTCTTGAAGGGCGGCTTCAACCTCGGCATCGAGTTCCGCGGCGGCTCGGAGTTCACCGTTTCCAACGTGAAGACCACCGATGCCGGCCTGGGCGAAAAGGCTGTCCATGACGTCGTATCCGGTGCCATTCCCCGCGTTGCGAACGTGGCGGGCAACACCATGCGGATTCAGACGGACCAGCTGACAGATGATGAGACCAACCGCATCAAAGAAGGCCTGACCACCGCTTACGGTGTAACGGACAACGAGGTGACATCAAACTTTGTTGGTCCCACGTGGGGTCAGGACGTCACACGCCAGGCACTCATTGGGCTGGTGGTGTTCGTCGGCCTCGCTGCTGTCCTCATGGCTCTGTATTTCCGGACCTGGAAGATGTCACTCTCTGCCTTGGTGGGCATGCTCGTCACGATGTTCACCACAGCGGGCGTCTACGCCCTGAGTGATTTCGAGGTGACGCCGTCGGCCATCATCGGATTCCTGACTGTCCTGAGCTATTCGCTGTATGACACCGTGGTGGTCTTCGACAAGATCCGCGAGAACACAGCGGACATTTCCACCTCTACGCGCCGGACCTTCGGTGAAGAGGTCAACCTTGCGGTCAACCAAACCCTGGTCCGCTCCATCAACACCATGATGGTTGCCGTCCTTCCGGTTGCAGCAATTCTCTTCATCGGGGCCGGACTGTTGGGCGCTGGAACGCTGCGGGACCTTTCCCTGGCGTTGTTCGTCGGAATCCTCATCGGAACAGCAGCGACGATCTTCATTGCGGCACCGCTCTATGCCTGGCTGCGCCAGGGCGAGCCGGACCTCGTGAAGCAGGCCAAGAAAGTGGCCCACCGCCGGGCCGAGGCCACTGTTTAG
- the secD gene encoding protein translocase subunit SecD, producing the protein MARTGPKNSARRVLTWLGAIFVVLTAVLGGGVISGHASWAPKLALDLEGGTQMILAPRVEGSSDITEEQLNQAVAIIRQRVDGSGVAEAEISTQSGRNVVVSLPGTPSKETRDLIQASADMNFRPVIAAADPAAIPVESRTPDDKLPKPTAEPTNASDTNWVTPEIYKEFEALDCVNPSTEKRERSDPAKPLVTCEPATDKTPAIKYILGPVEVKGQDISSSSFSQVQGAQGSVTNSWGVNITFNSEATAKFKEVTERLNQFYTASLAQGGNDPKAQFAIVLDDKVISAPRSLAVITDGKPQITGNFTQASAKALSDQLRYGALPISFEIQSQEQISATLGGDQLRLGLLAGLIGLLLVVVYSLFQYRALGFVTIASLVVAGGLTYLAIAILGWTENYRLSLAGVAGLIVAIGQTADSFIVYFERIRDELREGRGLVSAVENGWKRAKRTVLASKAVNLLAALVLYFVAVGNVRGFAFTLGLTAVADLIVVFMFTHPMLQVLARTRFFGEGHRFSGLSPDRLGAIPLYRGAGRLRTPAEKPAVVRARNTGAAAEAERRMTIAERRLAEKGQLTGPSNGTKEEK; encoded by the coding sequence ATGGCACGGACCGGCCCCAAAAACTCAGCCCGCAGGGTGCTGACTTGGCTTGGAGCAATATTCGTTGTACTCACCGCTGTGCTGGGTGGCGGAGTCATTTCCGGCCATGCGAGCTGGGCTCCCAAACTTGCCTTGGACCTCGAGGGCGGCACCCAGATGATTCTGGCCCCCCGCGTAGAGGGTTCCAGCGATATCACTGAGGAACAGCTCAACCAGGCAGTGGCCATCATCCGGCAGCGTGTGGACGGCTCCGGTGTTGCCGAAGCCGAGATCAGCACCCAGTCGGGGCGGAACGTGGTGGTGAGCCTCCCGGGAACTCCGTCCAAGGAAACCCGTGACCTCATCCAGGCATCGGCGGACATGAACTTCCGCCCGGTGATCGCTGCGGCCGATCCTGCGGCCATCCCTGTCGAATCCCGTACGCCGGATGACAAGCTGCCCAAGCCCACCGCGGAACCCACCAACGCGAGCGATACCAACTGGGTGACTCCTGAGATCTACAAGGAATTCGAGGCGCTGGACTGCGTCAACCCTTCCACTGAGAAGCGGGAACGTTCTGATCCGGCCAAGCCGCTGGTGACCTGTGAACCGGCAACGGACAAAACTCCCGCCATCAAGTACATCCTTGGTCCGGTCGAGGTCAAAGGCCAGGACATCAGCTCCTCCTCCTTCTCGCAGGTCCAAGGCGCACAGGGATCGGTGACCAACTCCTGGGGCGTGAACATCACGTTCAACTCCGAGGCAACCGCCAAGTTCAAGGAAGTCACGGAGCGGCTCAACCAGTTCTACACCGCGTCCCTTGCCCAGGGCGGCAACGACCCCAAGGCACAATTCGCCATCGTCCTTGATGACAAGGTCATCTCTGCACCGAGGTCGCTTGCAGTCATCACCGATGGAAAACCGCAGATCACGGGCAACTTCACCCAGGCCTCCGCAAAAGCACTGTCCGACCAGCTCCGCTACGGCGCTTTGCCGATCTCCTTCGAGATCCAGTCCCAGGAACAGATCTCTGCCACGCTCGGTGGCGATCAGCTCCGGCTCGGCCTGCTTGCCGGCCTCATCGGCCTGTTGTTGGTAGTTGTGTACTCGCTCTTCCAGTACCGGGCCCTTGGCTTTGTCACCATCGCTTCCCTGGTAGTCGCCGGTGGCTTGACCTACCTCGCCATCGCCATTCTGGGTTGGACTGAAAACTATCGCCTGTCCCTGGCAGGTGTTGCCGGCCTGATCGTGGCCATCGGACAGACGGCCGACTCGTTCATTGTGTACTTCGAACGAATCCGCGATGAACTTCGTGAAGGCCGCGGGCTCGTATCCGCCGTCGAGAATGGCTGGAAGCGTGCCAAGCGGACTGTGCTGGCCTCCAAGGCAGTGAACTTGCTGGCAGCCTTGGTCCTCTATTTCGTGGCTGTGGGCAATGTCCGTGGCTTCGCTTTCACCCTTGGCCTCACGGCTGTCGCTGACCTCATCGTGGTGTTCATGTTTACGCATCCGATGCTGCAGGTCCTTGCCCGCACAAGGTTCTTTGGCGAAGGCCACAGATTCTCCGGCCTGTCACCTGACCGTCTGGGAGCTATCCCGTTGTATCGGGGAGCTGGACGTCTCCGCACACCTGCTGAGAAACCGGCCGTTGTCCGTGCACGTAATACGGGTGCAGCAGCCGAAGCAGAACGCCGCATGACCATCGCCGAACGGCGCCTTGCCGAGAAGGGCCAGTTGACCGGTCCCTCCAACGGCACCAAGGAGGAGAAGTAA
- the yajC gene encoding preprotein translocase subunit YajC codes for MTILLFVMLGLFVFMMFRRNKKTQQQQAAMQSKFAPGVDVMTSFGLFGRIVSIDEAENKVVIELSPGNEATVHRQAVTKVVEKAEEEAPVVPDDASSLTVADETPAATETPDETIARLNNEDKKDN; via the coding sequence ATGACCATATTGCTGTTCGTCATGCTTGGACTCTTTGTCTTCATGATGTTCCGCCGCAACAAGAAGACCCAGCAGCAGCAGGCTGCGATGCAGTCCAAGTTCGCTCCGGGCGTCGATGTCATGACCAGCTTCGGTCTTTTCGGACGCATCGTGTCCATCGATGAAGCTGAGAACAAGGTCGTTATCGAGCTGTCTCCCGGAAACGAAGCTACGGTTCACCGCCAGGCCGTCACCAAGGTGGTCGAAAAGGCTGAAGAGGAAGCCCCTGTTGTTCCGGACGACGCTTCTTCGTTGACCGTTGCCGATGAGACCCCCGCTGCGACTGAAACGCCGGACGAAACCATCGCGCGCCTCAACAACGAGGACAAGAAGGACAACTAG
- the ruvB gene encoding Holliday junction branch migration DNA helicase RuvB produces the protein MAEQSLVSGGEEPEERVIEAALRPKNLHDFVGQHRVRKQLALVLEASKMRGRSADHVLMSGPPGLGKTTLAMIIAAEMNAPLRISSGPAIQHAGDLAAILSSLSEGEVLFLDEIHRMSRPAEEMLYMAMEDFRVDIVVGKGAGATAIPLELPPFTLVGATTRAGLLPGPLRDRFGFTGHLEFYSVAELELVLRRSAGLLDLKVNSAGFTEIAGRSRGTPRIANRLLRRVRDWALVHGIEQIDARSASAALDMYEVDERGLDRLDRSVLEALITKFNGGPVGLSTLAIAVGEEPETVETVAEPFLVREGLLGRTPRGRIAMASAWTHLGYAVPAGVFGQETLALFDEDENHAESVDTIG, from the coding sequence GTGGCTGAGCAGTCACTCGTCAGCGGGGGAGAGGAACCGGAAGAGCGGGTCATTGAGGCTGCCCTCCGACCCAAGAACCTGCATGACTTCGTAGGACAGCATCGGGTCCGCAAGCAACTTGCCTTGGTGCTTGAAGCCTCGAAGATGCGTGGCCGCAGCGCCGACCACGTGCTGATGTCCGGACCTCCAGGACTCGGTAAGACCACACTTGCCATGATCATTGCAGCGGAGATGAACGCGCCGCTGCGTATCAGCAGCGGACCGGCCATCCAGCACGCCGGGGATCTCGCGGCCATCCTTTCCTCGCTCTCGGAGGGGGAGGTCCTGTTCCTTGACGAAATCCACCGCATGTCCAGGCCCGCAGAAGAAATGCTGTACATGGCCATGGAGGACTTCCGCGTGGACATCGTGGTTGGCAAGGGAGCAGGCGCAACTGCAATTCCTTTGGAGCTCCCGCCTTTCACCCTGGTAGGCGCCACCACCCGTGCAGGACTTCTTCCGGGCCCCTTGAGGGACCGATTCGGTTTCACCGGGCACCTTGAGTTCTATTCGGTGGCCGAACTCGAACTTGTCCTCCGCCGCTCTGCCGGGCTTCTTGACCTGAAGGTAAACTCTGCAGGTTTCACCGAGATCGCCGGTCGCTCCCGGGGAACACCACGTATAGCCAACCGGCTCCTGCGCCGAGTCCGTGACTGGGCCCTCGTTCATGGCATTGAGCAAATCGATGCCCGGTCGGCGTCAGCTGCCTTGGATATGTACGAAGTAGACGAGCGTGGCTTGGACAGGCTGGACCGGTCCGTTCTCGAAGCCCTCATTACCAAGTTCAATGGTGGCCCTGTTGGCTTGTCCACCTTGGCCATTGCCGTGGGTGAAGAACCCGAAACGGTGGAGACCGTGGCTGAGCCATTCCTGGTGCGCGAAGGACTGCTTGGGCGAACACCTCGTGGGCGCATCGCCATGGCATCAGCCTGGACACACCTTGGTTATGCTGTGCCTGCGGGCGTATTCGGTCAGGAGACCCTTGCGTTGTTTGACGAGGATGAAAACCATGCTGAAAGCGTAGATACCATCGGTTAA
- the ruvA gene encoding Holliday junction branch migration protein RuvA: MISFLRGTVAHVGLSTAVIDLNGAGMSVFATPQTLSHLKVGAEAKLFTSMIVREDSLTLFGFADDDEREVFDVLLSVSGVGPRLALAVLAVHEPEAIRVAAHTGDSKAFTKVPGIGPKVAGRIVLELAGKLVPHGTGTGTTPAVITTVEWKPQVVAAMTSLGWSEKDAAGSIDKAMADSPELVDDGNVAQILRATLRWLGQDGARAGNRVGSRG; the protein is encoded by the coding sequence TTGATCAGTTTTCTCCGTGGAACAGTTGCCCACGTTGGCTTGTCGACCGCCGTGATCGACCTCAACGGCGCGGGAATGAGCGTTTTCGCTACACCCCAGACCTTGAGCCACCTAAAAGTAGGTGCCGAGGCGAAGCTCTTCACCTCCATGATCGTCCGTGAGGATTCCCTCACGTTGTTCGGCTTCGCCGATGATGATGAACGCGAGGTTTTCGATGTCCTGCTGAGCGTGAGCGGCGTCGGGCCGCGGCTGGCTCTGGCCGTACTTGCGGTGCACGAGCCCGAAGCCATCCGCGTGGCGGCTCACACTGGTGACAGCAAGGCATTCACCAAGGTGCCCGGCATTGGGCCAAAGGTGGCCGGCCGTATTGTCCTCGAACTGGCCGGGAAGTTGGTCCCGCACGGCACGGGCACAGGAACAACACCTGCGGTGATCACTACCGTGGAATGGAAGCCCCAGGTAGTGGCTGCCATGACCAGTCTGGGCTGGTCCGAGAAGGACGCCGCCGGCAGTATCGATAAAGCCATGGCCGATTCCCCCGAGCTTGTCGACGACGGTAACGTGGCCCAAATACTTCGGGCTACGCTGCGCTGGCTTGGCCAGGACGGGGCCCGCGCCGGCAATCGCGTAGGCAGCCGTGGCTGA
- the ruvC gene encoding crossover junction endodeoxyribonuclease RuvC, with protein sequence MTLRVLGVDPGLTRCGIGVVDIERNRRATMVAVGVVGTSAELTLDKRLLVIAQAIDEWLDLHEPDVVAVERVFSQMNVSTVMGVAQASGVVIAAAARRGIPVALHTPSEVKAAVTGSGTANKDAVTKLVTKILRLDAPPKPADAADALALALTHAWRAGSGMGGIGGNTGTGSLTPAQRAWAEAEAKARRAR encoded by the coding sequence TTGACTCTTCGCGTATTGGGAGTCGATCCGGGCCTCACCCGTTGCGGCATCGGTGTAGTGGATATCGAACGGAACCGCCGGGCCACCATGGTGGCTGTTGGTGTGGTGGGGACCTCAGCTGAGCTGACGCTGGACAAGCGGCTTTTGGTCATCGCACAAGCCATCGACGAGTGGCTGGACCTGCACGAGCCGGACGTCGTCGCCGTCGAACGCGTTTTTTCGCAGATGAATGTCAGCACTGTGATGGGCGTGGCCCAAGCCTCCGGCGTTGTCATCGCAGCGGCCGCGCGTCGCGGCATTCCTGTCGCCTTGCACACGCCCTCTGAAGTCAAAGCCGCCGTCACCGGAAGTGGTACTGCCAACAAGGACGCGGTCACCAAACTGGTCACGAAAATCCTCCGGCTCGATGCCCCGCCCAAGCCCGCTGACGCCGCAGACGCCCTCGCCCTGGCCCTGACGCATGCTTGGCGGGCAGGGAGCGGCATGGGTGGAATCGGCGGGAACACGGGCACGGGTTCCCTCACCCCGGCTCAGCGGGCCTGGGCGGAAGCCGAAGCGAAAGCGCGCCGTGCGCGGTGA